One Curtobacterium sp. MCLR17_032 genomic window carries:
- a CDS encoding response regulator transcription factor yields the protein MTAVTTVVIVDDETLVRYGFELILGAAPDIDVVATTGDVDAVQVVREHAPDVVLLDVRMPRIDGLEVLRQLQTLPESPAVAMLTTFDTDEYVGRAMDLGAAGFLLKDTDPEGLAEYIRVLARGGVVLAPGVDRRSLFAARSSAATPPPSLSDRERAVLRLIADGASNPDIGQRLGVSTGTVKEDVRALLAAFAVPTRVQLALRAAEAGLLDG from the coding sequence ATGACCGCCGTGACCACCGTCGTGATCGTCGATGACGAGACGCTCGTCCGGTACGGCTTCGAACTCATCCTGGGTGCCGCGCCGGACATCGACGTGGTCGCCACCACGGGTGACGTCGACGCCGTGCAGGTGGTCCGCGAGCACGCCCCCGACGTGGTGCTGCTCGACGTGCGGATGCCGCGGATCGACGGGCTCGAGGTCCTCCGTCAGCTGCAGACCCTCCCGGAGTCACCGGCGGTCGCGATGCTCACGACGTTCGACACCGACGAGTACGTCGGCCGGGCGATGGACCTCGGCGCCGCCGGCTTCCTGCTCAAGGACACCGACCCGGAGGGGCTCGCCGAGTACATCCGCGTGCTGGCCCGCGGGGGAGTTGTCCTGGCTCCCGGGGTGGACCGCCGGTCACTGTTCGCGGCCCGGTCGTCGGCTGCGACCCCACCGCCGTCCCTGTCGGACCGCGAGCGTGCGGTCCTCCGGCTGATCGCCGACGGCGCGAGCAACCCGGACATCGGCCAGCGCCTCGGCGTCAGCACGGGCACCGTGAAGGAGGACGTCCGCGCCCTCCTGGCCGCGTTCGCCGTCCCGACACGGGTCCAGCTCGCACTGCGTGCGGCCGAAGCGGGACTGCTGGATGGCTGA